The Sulfitobacter sp. SK011 genome contains the following window.
TGGCCGCGGCAGAAAAGATGGCAGACAAGGCACGTGCAATTGCCGCTGATTGTGGCCATCAGGGCCTTGAAGTGCATATCGGCCATGGCAATCCGGCGGAAGACCTGCTTGCCCGCGCCAAATCGGATGGTGTTGACCTGATTGTCACAGGGCGGCGTGGTCTCGGCGATTTGCGCGGATTGCTGTTGGGCAGCACCTCGCATGGTATCAGCGCCAAGGCGGAATGTGCGGTTTTGACCGTTGCTTAAGGTATGGGTAGCGGTTCAAGCAGGACCGCGGCCCAGCACTTGGAAAACTAGTGAGCTTGCTGGCAGTCTCAGCTGGCTTCGCGTTGCTGTTCGATGAAAGCGCGCATTTCTTCGGCTTCATGACGTGCATCGCGCAGCCCGTCCATGGCGGCGCGCAATTCTGCTTCGGTTTGGGCCAGTTGATTGGTCAACTCGGCCTCACGCTGTTGCAGATAGGTAATCGCCTGATCGCGGGTCTCTTCAGCCTCGTGCAGTTCCTGGCTCATCCGATCCAGTTGAGCGACATCATCCGCGGCTACACGGGTAAAACGATGCAGTAGCCAGTTGGCAAACCAACCCAGACAAAACGCCACAAAAAGAATAATTGCTGTTGCGAGGACGAACTCAGTTCTGCTCATCGTTGGGGCCTTCTTGCACTTGATCTTGAAGTGTATCGCCCGTTTTTGCGGTACTTTCCAGCGTTGTTTGTTCCGGATCACTCACGGTATCGGGACGGATCAGGCGAAATTCGATGCGACGGTTTGCTTCGCGCCCTGCTTCGGTGCCATTGTCGGCAATCGGATTGTCCTCGCCATACCCGCGCGCGACAAAGGAACCGGTCAGAACGCGGCGGGCGCGCAGCTCGTTCAGAACAGATTCAGCGCGCGATTGCGACAGCGCAAGGTTCATTTCTTCGCGGCCCTGACTGTCGGTATATCCTTGAATTTCAAGCAATAAATCACCGCAACGTTTCAAAATCTCGGCGATGTCATCCATCGTATCAAGAGCAGAGGCGTCGATTGTTGCACTGCTCGGCTCAAAATTGATTTTGCCTACTTTCAAAACAGCACCGATTTCGGCCTCGCATTCGTCGGGCGTTGGCAGGCCCAGAACCGGATCAAGTTTTTCTTGATAGGTGACATCAATGTCAAACGCCGCCCCTTCCCCCAGCTTTCCAGCGAGCAAAGATGATATTTCCGTGCTGGCGTCCGGGTTGCCCGTGTATCCCGTCACAGAAAGAGCATCGGGCGTGACGGTCATCGCCCCATTGCTGAGCGTTGAAAGCGCCTCAAGACCTGTCAAAACCCGCGGTGCCCAATCGTCCGGCAATTCTTCGTCAATGCGTGCGGCGGTGTAGACCTTGTCAGATCCAAACCGCGCCTTGGCAAAGCTGTCGGCCAGTTCGCGCAGGGCATCACTGCTCAGGCGACCGCGCAATTGCACCTGACCTTCAGGGCTGAGCGTGGCACTGAATTCGGGCGGGCCTGCGTTTGGATCAACGACCGCAGGCAGGCTGGCATGCAAGGCAAATACATCCGGCAAACTGGTCTCCAGCTCGCCGATCACCCGGTCAAAAAGGGCCTGATCAGTTCCTGCAGCCGCCAGCAAAGTGATATCGGCATCGGCCAATGTGACGGACCCACCCCCAAGTTGTTGCACAGCATCCATCGCCATTGATGCGGCTTCTGTCCAATTTGGACTGGGCACGCCCATGCCAACGGTACACCGTGCGGAATCAGTCAGCCCTGCGCGTCTGCCTGCTTCGACGATGCGTTTGCGTGCCGTTTCGGTATCAGCAGAACAGGCATCGAAACGACCACCATTCTCGTCCAGCTCAAACCGCAGGGTAAAGGGGGTGATCACCGGACGCGGCGCCGCGATATCCAGAATGACCTCAAGCCCTGACGGGATGGACTTTCTAACGGTGGTTTCCATCTTGGCTTTCGCGGCGGCGCTGTCTGCAATGGCCGTGATCGAAACGCGGCCCGCTTCGACCGAGACTTTGGCACGCGGCAGCAGCGCCATTGCACTGATCGCGAAATCAAGGGAACCCTGCCAGCCTTGCGGCGCAGGGTAATCGGCGGTCTCAAGAAGATCCGCCACTTTTTCATCGCCTACCATCGCTTGAAATCTGGCAATGGTCGCGGCTCTGTCGGTGCTTGCAGGGATCAGTCCAATGACTGAAATACCGGAATCATTGCGCAGCACTTCGGCAGAAAAATGAGGCGGTGCGATTGCAGCCTGCGCCTCGACTTCCATGTCATCAATGACACGTGCGGCGTCGACGATGCCGCCTGCGGTGGTCAGGGCACGAAAGCGCACGGCCTCGGTCGGTGCAATCCCGGCAAGCGTGACCTTCAGTCCATCTGCTTCTACTTCAGCCCAAGTCATGCCTTGGTCATCGAGTGCATTACGCACCCCGATTTCAGAGTTTTCTTCGATCAGTTGCACAGAAAAATTTGCGGCTACCAAAGAAACCACCGCAGCCGCAGCAAACGTGAGGGCGATGGTTAGGACAGAGGACAAGCGCATGGGGGTACTTCTGTGTTACTCATGATTGGTCTTTGATACGCAAGTGGGGCAGGGGGTGCAATCATACCAGCAGTGCAACTGCGAAAAACAACAGCGGGATCATGCCGGTGTCTCGATTGGCAAGAAACAATTGGTGGCACTTGGCGGGGTTATGGATGTCGAGGCCGCGCAGTTGCCATGCCATATGCCAGCCCATCGCCCAGGGGCCACCCAATCCGATCACCAGAGCCAGCACTGACGCATTGGGCATCGCGCTAAAGATTACCGCAAGCCCCATCAACCCGACGGACGCTGCCAAAAACCTCCGCAACCATTGACTTGTGTTTTCGCCAAACAGCCGCGCGGTGGATTTCACCCCGATCAGGGCGTCGTCTTCGGTATCTTGATGCGCATAGATGGTGTCATAGAAAAGCGTCCATGCAATACCCGAAAAATAGAGTAATATCGCGGGCGATTGAAGGCTGCCTGTATGGGCCGTCCAGACCAGCAAAGCCCCCCAGTTGAACGCAAGCCCCAAAAACACTTGCGGCCACCAGGTAAAGCGTTTGGCAAATGGATAGATCGCCACCAGCAAAAGCGACAGCACACCCAGTGAGATGGCCGCGCGGTTGAACGTAAATAGGATCAACGCCGCCGCCAGAATTTGTATCACCATCCAGCTAACGGCACCGCGCACGCTGACCTGACCCGACGGTATAGGCCGCGACCGGGTGCGGGCGACCTGTGCATCGAAATCGCGGTCGGTGATGTCGTTCCACGTACACCCCGCACCGCGCATCAAAAACGCCCCCAAGGCGCAGCCAATGAATATCCAAAGATCACCCCAGCGCGGCGTCTGGTCAAAAATGATGGCCAGCGCCAAACCCCACCAGCACGGCAACAGCAAAAGCCATGTGCCAATGGGCCGGTCCGCCCGACTGAGGCGCAGATAGGGACGCGCAAAAGCAGGTGCGTATCTGTCCACCCAATTGTCGTTTGGAGCATCTGCGACAGGTGCATCTGGCGAAGGTGGAGGGTTGTGCATATATCTTGGTCCATGAACGCAAAAATCAGACTTTATGTAGAGCACCCTTTGGGTCAGGGGCAATCGCTGACTTTGGACAAAGCGCAGGCGCATTATCTCTTTGGGGTGATGCGCTTGGCCGTTGGAGCGGCGGTTCTGGTTTTTAACGGGCGTGATGGCGAATGGCGTGCGGATGTTGTCGAGGCTGGCAAGCGCGGGGGCATGCTGCAATGCATGGTGCAAACGAAACTCTTGCAGATGCCGCCCGATCTGTGGTTGCTGTTTGCCCCAATCAAGAAAGCCCGCACTGATTTTATTGTGGAAAAGGCTGCTGAAATGGGGGCCGCGCGCATTCTGCCAGTGATGACAGCCTTCACCAATGCTGGCCGGATTCAGCGTGACAGATTGCAAGCCCATGCAGTTGAGGCAGCAGAGCAATGCGGCGGCACCTATGTGCCCGAGGTTGCAGAGGCTGTAAAACTTGATCGGCTGTTGGAGAGCTGGGACAGCAAACGCAAGATCATGTTTTGCGACGAGGCGCTGGCAGGTGGCACTGCCTGCTTGCCAGATATCACTGCGGCTGTTGGATCCTGGGCGATACTGATCGGGCCAGAAGGAGGGTTTTCTGACAAGGAACGTACGCGCTTGCACGGGTTGGACTTTGCACATCCCGTAACGCTTGGCCCGCGCATTCTGCGCGCGGATACCGCAGCAGTTGCCGCGATGACGCTTTGGCAGGATCGATTGGGGGATTGGGCATGACGTTCTTCCGACCAGAAGCGCAAGCAGAGCTTTGGCGGTGGCGCGAATGCCTTGTGGGGCTGGTGATAACGGCACTGGGCCTATGGCTGGTGCTGGGGCCTGGCCTGTTACTGGCGGTGCCGGGATATGCGCTGATTCTGGGCGGCGCTGCCGGCATCTGGCTGGGCGTGCAACGCGCGCGATTTCGGGGCGCGGACGGCGGGGCAGGGGCCGTGCAGGTCGACGAAGGGCAAATCACCTACTTTGGGCCACTGACCGGCGGTACCGTCGCCCTGCGCGAAATGGACCGTCTAAGCCTTGAACGCGCGATGTTTCCAGCGCATTGGCGCTTGGATCAACCGGGTCAGCAGCCACTGTTAATTCCAGTAAATGCAGCTGGATCAGAGGCATTGTTTGATGCGTTTGCCAGCCTGCCCGGATTAAAGACGGAACGGATGCTGACCGAATTACACGCCACCCGGCATCAAGCGGTTGTGATCTGGCGACGCGGTGGCGGGCCGCTTGAGACGGGCTTGTTGCATTGACACCCCCGGCAAATGCCCGCATCCAAGTCTGACCGTTTTATCTAATCTCGGAGCCTCGATCATGTCTATTCCTCAGTCCGGCGGCGGGCCCATAGAGCACCACGATCAACTGGCCCAATATCTGGCAGATGGCTGCAAGCCGAAAGAAGATTGGCGCATTGGCACCGAGCATGAAAAGTTCGGCTATTGCAAAGATACGTTGCTGCCATTGCCGTATGAGGGGCCACGCTCTATCCGGGCGATGCTGGAAGGTCTGCGGGATCGGCACGATTGGACCCCCGTCACCGAAGGCGGCAAACTGATCGGGCTGGAAAAGAACGGCGCGAATGTATCGCTTGAACCGGGCGGTCAGCTGGAATTGTCGGGTGCCCCGGTCGAAACCATTCACGAGACCTGTGACGAGGTGAACATCCACCTGCGCGAGGTCAAGGATGTGGCCGATGATATCGGTGCCGGTTTTATTGGCCTTGGTGCCGCACCGATCTGGACCCACGAGCAAATGGATCTGATGCCCAAGGGGCGTTACACCTTGATGAATGACTACATGGGCCGCGTGGGCACGATGGGCCGCATCATGATGCGGCGGACCTGTACCGTGCAGGTGAACCTCGATTTCGGCTCAGAAGCGGACATGATCAAGAAGATGCGGGTCGCCTTGGCGTTGCAGCCAGTGGCAACCGCGCTTTTTGCCAATTCACCATTTTTCGAAGGCAAGATAAACGGCTACAAATCCCTGCGCAGCCGCGTGTGGCGTGATCTGGATGCCTCACGCACCGGCACCTTGCCATTTGTATTTGAGGATGGGTTCGGGTTTGAGCGTTGGGTCGAATATGTGCTCGATGTGCCGATGTACTTTGTGTATCGCGATGGCAAATACATCAACGCGCTGGGTATGTCATTTCGTGATTTCATGCAAGGAAAGCTGCCGGCCTTGCCCGGTGAAATGCCGACACTAAGCGACTGGGCCGATCATTTAACCACCGCGTTCCCCGAAGCCCGGATGAAAAAGTTCATCGAGATGCGGGGGGCCGATGGCGGACCATGGCGGCGGCTTTGCGCTTTGCCGGCGTTTTGGGTTGGGCTGATGTATGATCAATCCGCATTGGACGCTGCATGGGATCTTGTCAAAGGGTGGAACAGCGCTCAGCATGATGCGCTGCGCGTGGCAGCCTCGGTGGACGGTCTGCAGGCCAAAGTGACAGGCATCAACATGCACGACATCGCCCGCGAGGTTGTAGCCTTGTCTGATGCGGGCCTCAAGGCGCGTGCCCGCGTTGGCGCGGGTGGCATGGTGCCGGATGAGACCCATTTTCTAAATGCGCTCAAAGAGAGCATTGAAACCGGCAAGGTCCCGGCAGATGAACTGCTGGATGACTACAACGGCAAATGGAACGGCGATCTGAACCAGATTTATGCGGACTACAGTTACTAGCTGCTGCCGCTTTTGGCCAGAACACGGGTTTGGTAGAGCGACCGGATTTCTTCTTTCTGGTTGATCCGAAGCTGTGCCTCTTGTTCCGGGCTGCGTTCATAAAGGTATTTGTATCCGGCAAACGGATTGGCCGATTTGGGACCTTCTACAAGAGTCTTGTGCTTGCGTTTGCCCGCCCCAAAGCTGTTTTCATCAAGCTCTGATGGAGAGATCATAAAAAAGAAATGCAGCATGATCGCGACAAACGGTGTGGCGATCATGACCACCATGACCAACAGCATCGTCGAGGTCAGCGCTGGCTCTTTTTGCATTTCTTTGGCGATGTTTGAAATTCCGCCTGCCACATCTGGGGCTGGCACATTTGCTTGCATCTCGGCGAACAACGCCCAGATCGCGTCCCAGCCAATCGCATTTAAAATCGCGGCCACCGCAAAAATGCTGTTCCAAATGCTGTCGCTATCCACACCGCCAAATGCCATTCCCATTCCGACAGCAGCCATTGCGCCTGCGTCGCCGCCCACGTTTGAGGTAAGGATCGCCGATCCAAGGCCGAGGATTAAGACCAATCCAGAGCTGACTGCAACAAAAGGCAGTTTTGCCCATTTCCCGCTTTTTCCGCTGTCATGAAGCCGCCGCACGGTCAGAGACAGGCGCGGGATGAAAGTGATGATGAAAAGCATCAACGATTCGTAGTAGAACGGATTGAGCGGTGGTACTTCGCGGGCGAGAAGGAAGCCCCAGAATGCGTGCGCATCGCCTGGAACCATCACAAGAATCAGCAACCAGATGACGGGCATGACGCACCAATACTCAAGTGGCGAAGCGCGGTCGTCAAACTTCATTGCCTTGAAGGCAAAGTTCTCAAAAAAGGAAAGGAATTTCTTCATCTGCCAGCGCCTTCGCGATCCCAATATTGATTACTATCTAAAATTGAAATTCGCTCAGATTGAGGCGAGGTTTTGGCGAGTCCGGCGCAAGATTAATGTTTAAGGCGAGTATTGTTGAACTATTATGATTGGTCTGAACGCTGGACACGCAGACCTACCCAATCTTGGCGGTCAGCACCTTTATCGCAATTGCCCCAAACGCCAGCGCAAAGAAGCCCTCAAACCAACGTTTTGCACGGGCGTATGCCGATGCCATGGGTGCTGAGGAAAAGATCACGGCGTAAAGGTGAAACATGATCAGGCTTTGGATGCCGACGGCGACGATCACCGTGATCAAAGCGGCGGGTGGCGTGCCAATGGGAATGCCGATCGCATAAAGCGCGCCAAAGAATAAAATCGCCTTGGGGTTTGTCAGGTGCAGTGCCAGGCCTTTTGCATAGGCGCGGCACGGGGTGGTCAAGGGCAGCGGATTGGTCGTCAGCTTGTTGCCATACCATGCGGATCGCGCGGCTTTGAGCGCCAGCCACATAAGATAGGCCGCACCTATATAGCGCGCGACCTCGAACATCCACGCGTTTGCCGCCATCACGGCCCCCAAGCCAAAGGCCGCGGACACCGACCAGATAAACGACCCTGTCGTCACCCCCGATGCCAGCGCCAGACCTGCGCGGCGGCCAGACGACATGGAAGTGCCGGCAATGGCCAGGGTGGCTGGTCCGGGACTGCCTGCGGCGATGAAGGCGGCAAATAAAATGACGGGCAGGTTCACATCGGTCATGATGCACCGACCTCGGTTTGGCCCGGATCAGGCTGATAGCCCCGCAAAAAGGCCATCACCTTTTCCGCAGGCATTTCGCACGGATAAAGGAGCGGCCCGGCCGCCAATTCATAAAAGTTCAGGCTGATGTAATCAGGCCCGCCCAGTTCCTCGGCCACCAATTTCGCTGAACGGCCATTGTTAAAGATGCTGCGTGTGGCGACATATCGTTTGCCATGCGCGGTGCCAGTGCTGGTTCCGATCGGCAGCGCCGCAAGCCGTGCGACCACATCATCCGGCGGTGTCACACTTTTTGGCCTATCTTCGGCTCAACACCCGCTTTGATGCGTTTCATATTGGCGCGGTGCCGCCAGAAAACCAGAAGGGTCAGCGCAGCACCAAGCAAAAGCGCAGTTCCATACCCCAGAAATACCATCAGGAAAGTCGACGCCGAGGCTGCCGCCAATGCACCCATTGACGAAATCCGACTTGCTGCTGCGGCAATCAACCAGACAATGCAGCATCCGACACCAACAGGCCATGCCAAGGCCAGCAAAATACCCAGAAACGTTGCCACCCCTTTGCCACCGCGAAAGCCCAGCCAAACCGGATAGCAATGGCCGATCATGGCAGTCAAGGCAGCCACTTGCGCTGCATCCTCGCCCGCCAACATCCGCGCCAACAGGACCGCAACGGCCCCTTTGCCGCCATCCAATAACAACGTCAGCGCTGCGGCTTTCTTGTTGCCGGTGCGCAGAACGTTGGTGGCCCCGATATTGCCTGACCCAATTTCTCGCAGATTGCCCAGACCCATGTAGTTGGTCACGATCATGCCAAAAGCGATGGATCCGATCCCATAACCAATCACAGCCCAAAGGATCAAAACTGCAAGTGAACTGTCAATTATTGGCATCAAGAGCCCTCGTAAACACATGTTCCGGCAACGTAAGTTGCAAGCACCTTACCCTGCATCCGCGTCCCGTCAAATGGCGTGTTGCGCGATTTTGACCGCAGCGTGGACCGGTCCATCACAAAGGGCGCATCGGGATCAAACAAAACCAGATCGGCAGGGGCACCAGCGCGCAAACGACCTCCTGGCAGGCCAAGGCGTTTTGCAGGATTCAACGACATCGCGCGCCACAGGGTCGGCAGATCCATCAGCTCTGCATGCACAAGTCGCATGGCGGCGGGCAAAAGCGTTTCCAGACCTACGGCACCTGAGGCCGCTTCTTCAAAAGGCAGGCGCTTGGATTCCTCATCCTGCGGCGTATGCATGGAACAGATAATATCGATTAATCCGCTCGCGACGGCCTGGGCCACCGCGATGCGGTCGTCCTCATCCCGAAGCGGCGGTTTGAGCTTAAAGAACGTGCGATAATCAGCCACATCGAGGGCGTTCAGTGTCAGATGATGGATGCCGATGCCCGCAGTAATATCCAGCCCATTATTCTTGGCGCGTTCCAGCGCGGGCAGGGCGCGGGCTGTGGTGATCTGATCAGCATGGTACTTTGCACCCGTCATCTCGATCAGGGCGATGTCACGGTCCAACCCCATGCGTTCGGCCATGGGAGAGACGGCGGGCAAGCCACGCAAAGAGGCGAATTTCCCGGACGTCGCGGCAGCCCCTTTGCTCAAGATCGGTTCTTGAGGATGGGCGATCACCAATGCGCCAAGGCTGCGGGCATAGGTCAGGGCGCGCGCAAACACCTTGGTATCGGTGATCACACGGTCGCAATCGGTGAAGGCGGCGGCACCTGCGTCCATCAGAAAACCAATTTCGGTCATCTCGCGGCCTGCGCGCCCTTTGGTCAGGGCGGCCATCGGCACGACGTTCACTGGTGCCGCTTCGTTGGCGCGGCGGGTGACGAATTCCAATACCTCAGGGCTGTCGATGGCGGGCTCTGTATCGGGACGGGTGATCATGGTGGTCACGCCCCCCGCCGCCGCCGCCATACCAGCGGATCGATAGCTTTCCTTGTGCCGCTCACCCGGTTCGCACACTTTGACACCCAGATCGACAATGCCAGGGGCAAGGTATTTGCCCTTGCAGTCGATCACTTTGGCATTTGCGGGCAAAGGGGCCATATCAGCCGAAATTTTGCTGATCTTTCCTTGATCCACGCTCAGCGTGCCGGATGTGATCCTGCCGCTTTCGGGGTCGATCAGCTTGGCATTGGTAAAATGCAGCGTCATGGCGGGCCTTTTGGTCAAAATGCAATGCTTTGGGCATGTCTTGCCCGAAAACAGGCTGTGAACCAAGGGGCGATTGTATTTGAAAGCCCCGAACGTCTACACAGGTTTGGCCGCATTGATCTGTGCTGCAGTTTCCGCAGGATAGGGCAGATACCGCAAAACGATCTGCTGGCCCGAGGTCAGTTGCACGACGACATTGCTGCCCAAGCGCCTGAGTGCGCGGTCTATCTCAGTCAACGGGATGCGCGCACTGCCGTCCTGGCCCTCATGTATCAAATGCCCATCGCTGATCTGCCAGCGGTCGTAT
Protein-coding sequences here:
- a CDS encoding LysE family translocator — translated: MTDVNLPVILFAAFIAAGSPGPATLAIAGTSMSSGRRAGLALASGVTTGSFIWSVSAAFGLGAVMAANAWMFEVARYIGAAYLMWLALKAARSAWYGNKLTTNPLPLTTPCRAYAKGLALHLTNPKAILFFGALYAIGIPIGTPPAALITVIVAVGIQSLIMFHLYAVIFSSAPMASAYARAKRWFEGFFALAFGAIAIKVLTAKIG
- the plsY gene encoding glycerol-3-phosphate 1-O-acyltransferase PlsY — protein: MPIIDSSLAVLILWAVIGYGIGSIAFGMIVTNYMGLGNLREIGSGNIGATNVLRTGNKKAAALTLLLDGGKGAVAVLLARMLAGEDAAQVAALTAMIGHCYPVWLGFRGGKGVATFLGILLALAWPVGVGCCIVWLIAAAASRISSMGALAAASASTFLMVFLGYGTALLLGAALTLLVFWRHRANMKRIKAGVEPKIGQKV
- a CDS encoding universal stress protein, whose product is MITKILVGYDGSEASGRALRLGCDIATKYRAKIEVSHTPKDETVSYAAEAISGFYIGPNVARDETLLAAAEKMADKARAIAADCGHQGLEVHIGHGNPAEDLLARAKSDGVDLIVTGRRGLGDLRGLLLGSTSHGISAKAECAVLTVA
- the ubiA gene encoding 4-hydroxybenzoate octaprenyltransferase — encoded protein: MHNPPPSPDAPVADAPNDNWVDRYAPAFARPYLRLSRADRPIGTWLLLLPCWWGLALAIIFDQTPRWGDLWIFIGCALGAFLMRGAGCTWNDITDRDFDAQVARTRSRPIPSGQVSVRGAVSWMVIQILAAALILFTFNRAAISLGVLSLLLVAIYPFAKRFTWWPQVFLGLAFNWGALLVWTAHTGSLQSPAILLYFSGIAWTLFYDTIYAHQDTEDDALIGVKSTARLFGENTSQWLRRFLAASVGLMGLAVIFSAMPNASVLALVIGLGGPWAMGWHMAWQLRGLDIHNPAKCHQLFLANRDTGMIPLLFFAVALLV
- the pyrC gene encoding dihydroorotase — encoded protein: MTLHFTNAKLIDPESGRITSGTLSVDQGKISKISADMAPLPANAKVIDCKGKYLAPGIVDLGVKVCEPGERHKESYRSAGMAAAAGGVTTMITRPDTEPAIDSPEVLEFVTRRANEAAPVNVVPMAALTKGRAGREMTEIGFLMDAGAAAFTDCDRVITDTKVFARALTYARSLGALVIAHPQEPILSKGAAATSGKFASLRGLPAVSPMAERMGLDRDIALIEMTGAKYHADQITTARALPALERAKNNGLDITAGIGIHHLTLNALDVADYRTFFKLKPPLRDEDDRIAVAQAVASGLIDIICSMHTPQDEESKRLPFEEAASGAVGLETLLPAAMRLVHAELMDLPTLWRAMSLNPAKRLGLPGGRLRAGAPADLVLFDPDAPFVMDRSTLRSKSRNTPFDGTRMQGKVLATYVAGTCVYEGS
- a CDS encoding 16S rRNA (uracil(1498)-N(3))-methyltransferase codes for the protein MNAKIRLYVEHPLGQGQSLTLDKAQAHYLFGVMRLAVGAAVLVFNGRDGEWRADVVEAGKRGGMLQCMVQTKLLQMPPDLWLLFAPIKKARTDFIVEKAAEMGAARILPVMTAFTNAGRIQRDRLQAHAVEAAEQCGGTYVPEVAEAVKLDRLLESWDSKRKIMFCDEALAGGTACLPDITAAVGSWAILIGPEGGFSDKERTRLHGLDFAHPVTLGPRILRADTAAVAAMTLWQDRLGDWA
- a CDS encoding glutamate--cysteine ligase — encoded protein: MSIPQSGGGPIEHHDQLAQYLADGCKPKEDWRIGTEHEKFGYCKDTLLPLPYEGPRSIRAMLEGLRDRHDWTPVTEGGKLIGLEKNGANVSLEPGGQLELSGAPVETIHETCDEVNIHLREVKDVADDIGAGFIGLGAAPIWTHEQMDLMPKGRYTLMNDYMGRVGTMGRIMMRRTCTVQVNLDFGSEADMIKKMRVALALQPVATALFANSPFFEGKINGYKSLRSRVWRDLDASRTGTLPFVFEDGFGFERWVEYVLDVPMYFVYRDGKYINALGMSFRDFMQGKLPALPGEMPTLSDWADHLTTAFPEARMKKFIEMRGADGGPWRRLCALPAFWVGLMYDQSALDAAWDLVKGWNSAQHDALRVAASVDGLQAKVTGINMHDIAREVVALSDAGLKARARVGAGGMVPDETHFLNALKESIETGKVPADELLDDYNGKWNGDLNQIYADYSY
- a CDS encoding OmpA family protein; this translates as MRLSSVLTIALTFAAAAVVSLVAANFSVQLIEENSEIGVRNALDDQGMTWAEVEADGLKVTLAGIAPTEAVRFRALTTAGGIVDAARVIDDMEVEAQAAIAPPHFSAEVLRNDSGISVIGLIPASTDRAATIARFQAMVGDEKVADLLETADYPAPQGWQGSLDFAISAMALLPRAKVSVEAGRVSITAIADSAAAKAKMETTVRKSIPSGLEVILDIAAPRPVITPFTLRFELDENGGRFDACSADTETARKRIVEAGRRAGLTDSARCTVGMGVPSPNWTEAASMAMDAVQQLGGGSVTLADADITLLAAAGTDQALFDRVIGELETSLPDVFALHASLPAVVDPNAGPPEFSATLSPEGQVQLRGRLSSDALRELADSFAKARFGSDKVYTAARIDEELPDDWAPRVLTGLEALSTLSNGAMTVTPDALSVTGYTGNPDASTEISSLLAGKLGEGAAFDIDVTYQEKLDPVLGLPTPDECEAEIGAVLKVGKINFEPSSATIDASALDTMDDIAEILKRCGDLLLEIQGYTDSQGREEMNLALSQSRAESVLNELRARRVLTGSFVARGYGEDNPIADNGTEAGREANRRIEFRLIRPDTVSDPEQTTLESTAKTGDTLQDQVQEGPNDEQN
- a CDS encoding DUF805 domain-containing protein; translated protein: MKKFLSFFENFAFKAMKFDDRASPLEYWCVMPVIWLLILVMVPGDAHAFWGFLLAREVPPLNPFYYESLMLFIITFIPRLSLTVRRLHDSGKSGKWAKLPFVAVSSGLVLILGLGSAILTSNVGGDAGAMAAVGMGMAFGGVDSDSIWNSIFAVAAILNAIGWDAIWALFAEMQANVPAPDVAGGISNIAKEMQKEPALTSTMLLVMVVMIATPFVAIMLHFFFMISPSELDENSFGAGKRKHKTLVEGPKSANPFAGYKYLYERSPEQEAQLRINQKEEIRSLYQTRVLAKSGSS